From the Streptomyces kaniharaensis genome, the window GGCCTTTTCCTGTGCCTGGCGGCCGGGCCTCCTCCCTTCCCCTGCCGGGCGGGTTCTTCCGGCGTTCCTCAATGTCACAGCGGGGCCACACCCGCACGCTGTAGACGGTCTTTCCTGCTGAGATGTAACCCTGGGTCGCGTAGGCGCGGACGGTGCTGGCCGTAACGCCGAGTACGGCGGCCGTCTCTTCGTCGTTGAGAAGGTCGTCGGGATGTTCTCCGGCGGGCAGCACAGGGATGGGTCCGCCCGCGAGGTAAGCACGAGCTTGAGCCAGGTCGTAGATCAGGATGCGGCTGCGAGGAAAGAGGCTTGCTACGCGCTGACGGAAGGCGGGGGCATCACGTCGCCTCCATGTGGCGATGGGGACGCCAGCCTGCTCGGCGATATCGGCTTCATTGATCACTGGTCGGTTACGGGGGATCACAATCGTGTTCCTTGAGCAGCTGTCGAGTCACGGACGGGCCCTTGTAGGCTGGTGGTACTTCCTTACGCTGGCGCTTCGTCGGCACGGATGTTGGTTAAGGGCCGGTGGTGTGCCGGGTCGCTCCGCGTGAGTGGCTCTCCCCCCCTTTCATCAGTTCCATCCAACGGCGGACTTCGCGCGGACTGTGGAGCCTGACCACCTTGACGCCCTGATCGGCTGTCTCGGATACCTGTTGGACGTAGCGGGGCCGGTTGTTCCGGTACTTGCGGATGGCGGTGCGCAACAGCGACCGGCGGCTGAAGAATGCTTTGCTCCAGGTCAGTCGCCGTGCTTGTGGGCTGTCCTCGTATCCGGTGAGCTGATAGAGGCTACGGCGCACTATGCGGTACATGATCAGGGGTAGCTGAAAGTCGAGCCACACGAGTACGTCGGCGCGGTGCCAGACGACGTCGGCCAGCTTGGAGAAGTTCCCTTCGACGATCCACGTGTCTTGCCGTGTGATCTCTCCTGCCTGCCGGCGGAACTCGGGCAGCGGCAGGGGGCCGTCAGGGGTGAAGAGAAGGTCATCGAGGTCTGTGTGTGGGTGGCCGAGTTCTGCCGAGAGCCACCTAGCCAGAGTGGATTTTCCTGTGGCGGGTGGTCCGAAGAGTGCGATTTTCCGCATGGATTCCTCGTCTTTTCGGGGAGCGGCGTCCGGGCTTCACCAGGCCTTCGGGCTAGGTCACATCACCCCCACCGGGTCTTGCCATTTCAAACATTACAGCATTCAGACTCGTTACAGCCGTTCGAGACTTGCGGGCCCAGCCGCTTGCGGCTGTCCTTTAGCCCGCCCGCGCCCGAAGGGCGCTCTGGGCGGGCCCAGCCGCTTGCGGCTGTCCTTTAAGGGCGCTCTGGGGGCGGCCCAGCCGCTTGCGGCTGTCCTTTAGCCCGCCCGCGCCCGAAGGGCGCTCGGGGCGGGCCCAGCCGCTTGCGGCTGTCCTTTAGCCCGCCCGCGCCCGAAGGGCGCTCTGGGGGCGGGCCCAGCCGCTTGGCTGTCCTTTAGCCCGCCCCGCGCCGAAGGGCGCGGGCGGGCCCAGCCGCTTGCGGCTGTCCTTAGCCCGCCCGCGCCCGAAGGGCGCTCTGGGGGCGGCCCAGCCGCTTGCGGCTCCTTTAGCCCGCCCGCGCCCGAAGGGCGCTCTGGGGCGGGCCCAGCCGCTTGCGGCTGTCCTTAGCCCGCCCGCGCCCGAAGGGCGCTCTGGGGGCGGGCCCAGCCGCTTGCGGCTGTCCTTTAGCCCCCGCCCCGAAGGGCGCTCTGGGGCGGCCCAGCCGCTTGCGGCTGTCCTTTAGCCCGCCCGCGCCCGAAGGGCGCTCTGGGGCGGGCCCAGCCGCTTGCGGCTGCGCGCCTCACGGCCCGCCTGGCGGCCGTGAGGTTGTGGTGACGGTGTGCTACATCCTAGGGAACAGTGCCCGCGCGGCCATCGGGTACATGTGGAGCCTGCGGAGGTAGTCCGCCTGGAACGCGCTTCGGGCTGCGATCTCGTCGGCGCGCATATCCCCCACCCCCTTCTTGGTCTTCACGATGACCCCGTCGATGATGCTGATTCCCGCGCCTCCGAGATCGGAGAACACGTTGATGCGGAGATGCAGGTACACCTGCCCTTCCTGCTCAGTGATGGTCACCGCATAAGCCAGATCCGCCAATGGGTAGACGTGCGTGGCTCGGGACCGGGCGAGCGACCCGCCGTCGAGGATTTCGGGGCGCAGTGCTCGAAGGTAGTGAGCAAGCGTCGCGCGGGTCGTCGCGCGGAGCGGTACATCGATGTCCTCCGGGTCGAACTCCCGGACAGTGGGCCGCCGCCACAGCCCGGCCTCACCGGTAGCACAGGCACGGATGATCTCGTCATACATCGTTCGCAACTTGCGGTGAATGTAGGCGATATCTGCGTGAAAGTCCGGGTTGGCGAGACTTTCCCATCCCTGCGGCAGCAGGAACTGTGCCGTAGCGGTGGCCGTGGGGGTGGAGAGCGCCGGAACGGGCTGGAGCACCCGCAGAGCGTCACCGTCCACGACATCGGCACACACCAGGGCACCCAAGACGGACGCCTCTTCTACGATCCGGCGACACCGGAGCGCGGAGAGTCCCCCTGCTCGCATGGCCCTCTCCGCGACCTCTGCCCGCTCCTTGCCTGTCCGCCCCACGAAGTGAGCATGGAACCGCTTCTCCCCCTGGATGGATTCACGGTCCAGGGTGTTCGGGTCGTAGCTCCACGAGACCACGGGGCTCAACTCGTAGGCGCGGCAGTGCTCAGCGAAGCACGCCGCGACCACTCCAAGCGCCGTGCCGAACTCTCGCGAGTGGTCGTGCAGTCCCGGCCGGTGCGTGGTTCCAGCGGACATGAGCATGAATTCGTAGAGGGCGTGCGGCGACCTCTTGTCGGTCAGCGCGTACCCCTCATCGGGCGAGACGTTGATGTGCGCGTGGACCCTGGTCCACCCGTACACGTCGTTCACGGTCCCCATCCGCTGAGTTCCGTTCACGTAGCCCGGATAGCCCTTCGCGGCCAGCGAGTCGACCACGGGGACATTCCCGCGCAGGTCCTCAAGCGCCGACGGCAAACAACTGGGTCATCGGGTTTCCTTCCTTCGGTGTCGTTGGTCGCCGGTCGGGGTGTGCCGCCCCTTCCGACATCACTAACTTTACAGCATTTCGGCTCACTCTTCTATGCAAAACCCCAGTTCAGGAAGGGTTTTGCACTCTTTTAGGCCAACCCACGGCCGACGGGGACGCGGTGGGGGCCTACCGCAGGCCACGGAGAGGGCGGAGATGGCTGGTCCGGTGCGCGCAGCTTGCTGCGCAGGACCAGCCACCAGGCCGGTGAACGCGCCGAAGGCGCCCGGCCTGGCGTCCTGCGCTTGCGCGGGATGTCTGGCGGTGAACGCGCCGAAGGCGCCCGCCAGACCACCCCGGAGGGCCGCCAGGCCCTCCGGGGGTGTCTCCGCCCTCTCCGTGGCCTGCGGTAGGCCCCCACCGCGCCAAAAAGCGGAAGTGGGCAGATGTTCGTCCTTCGTTGCGGCTCGCAACAGGGTTCTTACCGACAACCCCGGGTTGGCCGCCTCAGCGGACTGACTCCGCCGGATTCCTAAGCGGCACCTACGTGAGGCGGTCACAGGGAAGTGCCTGCCCGACGGCCGGCCACTCGCCGGGCCTGCCGACTCCTCCTCGGCAACGGAGCAACAGAGTTTCCCAGCCGTCCTGTACGTCATCTTGGTTGTCCAGGCCGGGGAGGAGCAGCGGGCTTCTGAGCCCGGATTGGGCTCACGGTCCCCATGACCCACCTGAGGCGGCGGCGGCCGGAGCCTGCGCCAAGGAGGCGCCGACGGGGCGAACGGTGCTTACTGGAACAGTAAGCACTAACTCGCTGCACCCATCTGACGCCAAGAAACAGCTGTCGAGGCGGAGCAAGTTAGTGGCTAAGTACACCTGAAGGCCCCGACCGGGGACGGTCAGGGCCTTCATCGTGGGGCCGGCCGGATCAGGCGGTCTCAGGGGGAAGGACGTCCGTGCCCCAGGCCAGCCCCCAGGACTCGATCAGCGTCCGAACGCCAGCCTCGCCAAGCGCCTCGGCGGCACGTAGGAGAGCCAGCCGCCGACCGTGCTTGCGGACGATGTGCCGGTACCAGGTAGCCGCCGGGATCACCGCGACCAGCGTGCGCGCGTCGTCTTCGTTGGCCGCGATCTCGGAGTCGGTCCGCTCATCCTGCTCCACCTCCAGCTCGGCGAGGATCCGGTTCAGGGTCTGGGCCCGGTAGTGCTTCCGGACGCCGTTCACCCCGTGCTCGCGCTCGCGGTACTTCGCGACCAACGGGCCCGCCTCACCCAGCTCGGCCAGCTCCTCGGCCGCCAGGTCGCCGAGCTGGAACGGCGACATGCGTCCCCAGCGGCGGCCGTCCTTGAGGTCGGAGCGGGTGAACTCCAGCCCGAAGCCTGCCGATCCGGGCTTGTCGCCGTCCTTGTACAGGTACCGGGCGGCATCACCCTCCTGCCCGGTGTTCAGCGGGCGCAGGTCGGTGCCGTGGCCATCCCCCCCGCACGGGCAGCCGGGCCGGTCGCACGTGGTGCTGACCGCGTAGCCACCGGCGTTGAGCACCGCATCGCGCCACGTCTCGGCCATCCGCTGGCGGAACCGGCGGAACTCCTCCTCCGGCAGCGGCGCCTGGGTGACCCAGAGCGCGTGCCAGTGCACGTGGAACCCGGTGTCCGAGCCCCAGGTGTCCTCGAACGCCCGCTCATAGCCCACGATCTCGAAGTCGGACCGCAGCCGACGCCACGACCGCCCGGCGGACCCGAACGCGCCCTTCCAGCCGTCGTGCGCCACCGCGATCAGTCCGCCGCGCTCGCCGCGCCGCAGCGAGCCGTACGCCTGCCGCTCGAAGTGCCGCAACGTGTAGGTCCCGAGGTACAGGCCGTACCCGGCCGCCGCCAGCGCGTCCGCCGCCTTCTGCGCGTTCTCCGCCCGGACCGCCAGGATCTTCGCCGCGCACCACACGCACATGTGGACGCTGCCGCAGGTGCAGGCCCCACTGAACGAGGCCGCAGCCTTGCCGACCATCACCCCGGCCGCCCCACCCATCAGCCGCGTGCCGCACCCAAGGAACGTCTTGCCGAGCGCCACCGTCTGGTGCGCTTCCCTTCGCTCGAACCGCCCGTCTCGGCCCCGATCCTGACCATCTGTCCGTTTCGGGGTGGTTCGTTCCTCAGACCCCCTCTGACCTGGGGTGGACGGAATTCTCCCCGTAGTACTAAAGCGCACGCCCGTTTTTGGTGCCGAAAATGCCGCCTGACCTGCGGTTTTGTGGTCCCCAAAACGTGACACGTCGGGGGTGGCATCGATGATCCGTTTTGCCCGCTGACGGCACGTGGCAGAGCAGTAGATCTTGACCCGCTTGCCGGTGCCGGGGGCGAACGACTTCCGGCAGCGTGCGCACTTCGGGCGCTTCGGGGGGCGGGTCTGGCTGACGG encodes:
- a CDS encoding P-loop NTPase family protein, translated to MRKIALFGPPATGKSTLARWLSAELGHPHTDLDDLLFTPDGPLPLPEFRRQAGEITRQDTWIVEGNFSKLADVVWHRADVLVWLDFQLPLIMYRIVRRSLYQLTGYEDSPQARRLTWSKAFFSRRSLLRTAIRKYRNNRPRYVQQVSETADQGVKVVRLHSPREVRRWMELMKGGESHSRGATRHTTGP
- a CDS encoding DNA-binding protein, whose amino-acid sequence is MIPRNRPVINEADIAEQAGVPIATWRRRDAPAFRQRVASLFPRSRILIYDLAQARAYLAGGPIPVLPAGEHPDDLLNDEETAAVLGVTASTVRAYATQGYISAGKTVYSVRVWPRCDIEERRKNPPGRGREEARPPGTGKG